From a region of the Hippopotamus amphibius kiboko isolate mHipAmp2 chromosome 3, mHipAmp2.hap2, whole genome shotgun sequence genome:
- the ZNRD2 gene encoding protein ZNRD2 has protein sequence MALNGAEVDDFSWEPPSEAETKVLQARRERQDRISRLMGDYLLRGYRMLGETCADCGTILLQDKQRKIYCVACQELDSDVDKDNPALNAQAALSQAREHQLASALEPPSGTRPAPQPPVPRPEHCEGAAAGLKAVQGPPPPAVPPNADVLACTQEALLQKLTWASAELGPSTSLETSIQLCSLIRACAEALRSLQQLQH, from the exons ATGGCCCTGAACGGTGCTG AAGTCGACGACTTCTCCTGGGAGCCCCCTTCCGAAGCGGAGACGAAGGTGCTGCAAGCGCGGCGGGAGCGTCAGGATCGTATCTCCCGGCTCATGGGCGACTACCTGCTGCGTGGTTACCGCATGCTGGGCGAGACGTGCGCGGACTGCGGG ACGATCCTTCTCCAAGACAAACAGCGGAAAATCTACTGCGTGGCTTGTCAGGAGCTCGACTCAGACGTGGATAAAGATAATCCGG CTCTGAATGCCCAGGCTGCCCTCTCCCAAGCTCGGGAGCACCAGCTTGCCTCTGCCTTGGAGCCCCCCTCGGGCACTCGGCCTGCCCCTCAGCCCCCAGTACCCCGTCCAGAGCACTGTGAGGGAGCTGCAGCAGGGCTCAAGGCAGTCCAGGGGCCGCCCCCTCCTGCTGTGCCTCCAAATGCAGACGTCCTGGCCTGCACACAGGAGGCTCTCCTGCAGAAGCTGACCTGGGCCTCAGCTGAGCTGGGCCCTAGCACCTCCCTGGAGACTAGCATCCAGCTGTGTAGCCTCATCCGGGCTTGTGCTGAAGCCCTGCGCAGCCTGCAGCAGCTGCAACACTGA
- the FAM89B gene encoding leucine repeat adapter protein 25, which produces MNGLPSAEAPGGVGCALAGLPPLPRGLSGLLNASGGSWRELERVYSQRSRIHDELSRAARVPDGPRHAAGAANAGGAAGPPGPRRPVNLDSALAALRKEMVGLRQLDMSLLCQLWGLYESIQDYKHLCQDLSLCQDLSSSLHSDSSYPPDAGLSDDDEPPDVSLPPDPPPLTVPQTHNARDQWLQDAFHIGL; this is translated from the exons ATGAATGGGCTGCCCTCGGCCGAGGCGCCGGGCGGCGTGGGCTGCGCCCTGGCCGGTCTCCCGCCGTTACCCCGCGGCCTTAGCGGTCTTCTCAACGCGAGCGGGGGTTCGTGGAGAGAGCTGGAGCGCGTCTACAGCCAGCGCAGCCGCATCCACGACGAGCTGAGCCGGGCCGCCCGCGTCCCGGACGGGCCCCGTCACGCCGCCGGCGCCGCCAACGCGGGAGGTGCCGCGGGTCCCCCCGGCCCGCGTCGCCCTGTCAACCTCGACTCGGCGCTAGCGGCGCTGCGCAAGGAGATG GTGGGCCTGCGGCAGCTGGACATGTCCCTGCTGTGCCAGCTGTGGGGCCTGTATGAGTCGATCCAGGACTATAAGCACCTGTGCCAAGACTTGAGCCTGTGCCAGGACCTGTCATCCTCCCTGCACTCAGACAGCTCCTACCCACCTGATGCTGGCCTATCTGATGACGACGAGCCTCCTGATGTTAGCCTGCCCCCAGACCCACCACCTCTCACTGTGCCCCAGACGCACAATGCCCGAGACCAGTGGCTGCAGGATGCCTTCCACATCGGCCTCTAG